In Hymenobacter aquaticus, a single window of DNA contains:
- a CDS encoding TonB-dependent receptor has product MAFRFLVAARSACALWLMLFVSVTVARAGQAQPECTLSLSGRIIDHESREGLPGATVVVLETQQATQTDALGNYHFHVCAGVYHLQVSYLGYSAETTEVRLTGAVIRDFRLHPDAILLNSALVQGRRVLAPTTQPTAVLDGQALQQTRGQVLGEALQKISGVTAIQTGPGIFKPMVHGLHSNRVTLLNNGVRQEGQQWGVEHGPEIDPFIASRLTVVKGAASVRYGSDAVGGVVLIEPQPLRDSAGTDADLTLVGMSNNGLGAASATLNGNLRKLPALSWRAQGTLRRAGTMRTPDYYLKNSGFGEQNFSAAVGWRTPTYGLEVFYSQFNTRIGILPASHAGSKTDLLLAVGRPEPLETTGFSYDIDRAYQQVRHDVAKLAGFRQTGTAGRLQLTLAQQSDFRDEYDKFRPRNNNLASLDRPELSYTNRTSTGELLWEHAAWHGFTGSVGLAGTYQFNRYANGSRQFIPYYTNLTGGAFWIEKWQQGAWLLEGGLRVERRDLDVRRGDRNTTGAFFVDRTRFQYTTPAASLGATYDPSAHLTVSLNAGLTRRAPAANERFSEGVHNGMYELGNDLVPGAAPLMPETALNTGLTVGWHDNPRFNGEVTIYQNRILDFIYQVPLTEPVQTVRGSHISWQYLQTDATFRGLDLTGSYQLALAWLLALKGSVVRTRDTRADEWQILMPADRAEASLRYNRNKPTGRLRGSYIQLGAYAVARQTRVPDHYEDRDLLAPPAGYTLLNLETGTTLHWGRRPLNVSVAVANLFNQRYRDYLNRYRYFTDEMGRNLTLRVHIPLELTRARR; this is encoded by the coding sequence ATGGCTTTTCGCTTCCTGGTTGCGGCTAGGTCGGCGTGCGCGTTGTGGCTGATGCTGTTTGTATCGGTAACGGTAGCGCGGGCTGGCCAAGCGCAGCCCGAGTGCACGCTCTCGTTGAGCGGCCGCATCATCGACCATGAGTCGCGGGAGGGGCTGCCGGGCGCGACGGTAGTGGTGCTGGAAACCCAGCAGGCTACCCAGACCGATGCCCTCGGCAACTACCACTTCCACGTTTGCGCGGGTGTGTATCACCTGCAGGTTTCCTACCTGGGCTACAGCGCCGAGACGACCGAAGTGCGCCTCACCGGCGCCGTTATCCGCGACTTTCGCCTCCATCCCGATGCTATTCTGCTGAATAGCGCCTTGGTGCAGGGGCGACGCGTGCTGGCTCCCACCACCCAGCCTACCGCCGTGCTGGATGGGCAGGCGCTGCAGCAAACCCGCGGCCAGGTCCTGGGCGAGGCGCTGCAAAAGATTTCGGGCGTAACGGCCATTCAAACCGGTCCCGGCATTTTCAAGCCCATGGTCCACGGGCTACATTCCAACCGCGTCACGCTCCTGAACAACGGGGTGCGGCAGGAAGGTCAGCAGTGGGGTGTGGAGCACGGCCCCGAAATTGACCCGTTCATTGCCTCTCGCCTTACGGTAGTGAAAGGGGCGGCCAGTGTGCGCTACGGCTCCGATGCCGTTGGCGGGGTGGTGCTGATTGAGCCCCAGCCCCTGCGCGATTCGGCTGGCACAGACGCTGACCTGACCCTGGTGGGCATGAGCAACAACGGCCTGGGCGCCGCCTCAGCGACACTGAACGGCAACCTGCGGAAGCTGCCAGCCTTGAGCTGGCGTGCCCAGGGCACGCTGCGGCGCGCCGGCACCATGCGCACCCCGGATTACTACCTGAAAAACTCCGGCTTTGGCGAGCAGAACTTTTCCGCCGCCGTGGGCTGGCGCACCCCGACCTATGGTCTGGAGGTTTTCTACAGCCAGTTCAACACCCGAATCGGGATTCTGCCGGCTTCGCACGCGGGCAGCAAGACGGACTTGCTGCTGGCTGTTGGGCGGCCCGAGCCCCTGGAAACAACCGGCTTCAGCTACGACATTGACCGCGCCTACCAGCAGGTGCGCCACGATGTGGCTAAGCTTGCGGGCTTTCGGCAAACTGGCACGGCCGGCCGGCTTCAGCTTACCCTGGCCCAGCAAAGCGACTTTCGGGATGAGTACGACAAGTTCCGGCCCCGCAACAATAACCTGGCTTCGCTGGACCGACCTGAACTGAGCTACACCAACCGCACCAGCACCGGCGAGCTACTCTGGGAGCATGCTGCCTGGCACGGCTTTACCGGCAGCGTGGGTTTGGCCGGCACTTATCAGTTCAACCGCTATGCCAATGGGAGCCGGCAGTTTATTCCCTACTACACCAACCTGACGGGCGGAGCCTTCTGGATTGAGAAGTGGCAGCAGGGAGCCTGGCTGCTGGAAGGCGGGCTGCGGGTAGAACGGCGCGACCTGGACGTGAGGCGCGGGGACCGGAACACCACCGGGGCCTTCTTCGTGGACCGCACCCGCTTTCAGTACACGACTCCGGCCGCGTCACTGGGGGCCACTTACGACCCCTCGGCCCACCTGACGGTAAGTTTGAATGCCGGCCTGACGCGCCGGGCCCCGGCGGCCAACGAGCGGTTTAGCGAGGGAGTACACAACGGCATGTATGAGCTGGGCAACGATCTGGTGCCAGGAGCCGCGCCTCTGATGCCCGAAACGGCCCTCAATACCGGCCTGACCGTGGGCTGGCACGACAACCCGCGCTTTAACGGGGAGGTGACTATTTACCAGAACCGAATTCTGGACTTCATCTACCAAGTGCCCCTGACCGAGCCCGTGCAAACCGTGCGGGGCAGCCACATCAGCTGGCAGTACTTGCAGACCGATGCCACCTTCCGGGGCCTGGACCTGACCGGCAGCTACCAGCTGGCCCTGGCCTGGCTGCTCGCCCTGAAGGGCTCGGTGGTACGGACGCGGGACACGCGGGCCGACGAGTGGCAGATTTTGATGCCGGCCGACCGCGCCGAAGCGTCTTTGCGCTACAACCGGAACAAGCCCACCGGGCGGTTGCGCGGCAGCTATATCCAGCTGGGCGCGTACGCCGTGGCCCGGCAGACCCGCGTGCCCGACCACTACGAGGACCGCGACCTGCTGGCCCCTCCGGCGGGTTACACGCTGCTAAATCTGGAAACCGGCACTACCCTGCACTGGGGCCGCCGGCCACTGAACGTGAGTGTGGCCGTTGCGAACCTGTTCAACCAGCGCTACCGCGACTACCTAAACCGCTACCGCTATTTCACCGATGAAATGGGCCGTAACCTGACGCTTCGGGTGCACATTCCATTGGAGCTGACCCGCGCTAGGCGTTGA
- a CDS encoding TonB-dependent receptor, with translation MSRFSWAPGLLFFAFSGQLLAQTPGAAPIAPAPRPTRVAPATASFTGRVLDGTTREPLPGATVVFPDLRLATSTAPDGSFRLSNLPRGRFLMQVRFVGYNTFVKTVDTGAEQPVDVALLAAATEIGQVVVTGVSASTEMRRSPVPTTVVDRTQLNQAASTNAIDAIAHTPGLSQITTGAAISKPVIRGLGSNRVITLNNGAKQEGQQWGDEHGIEIDEYAIDRAEIIKGPGSLLYGSDGMAGVVNFLAPDPVEEGKVLGSVAANYQTNNRLQGYSLMNAGNKNGFNWLVRGSGKVAGPYRNRYDGPVYNSGFRELDGNGYVGLNKSWGYTHLTFNSFNQQVGLVEGERDEETGRFLRPLNAGGEAVELPVRDQDLRGYDLDVPQQQINHLRIGSDNNFILGAGRLTLNVGWQQNLRREFGDVLAPTDPSLYFQLRTFDYAARYFLPEASGWNTTIGLSGMRQENVNKGVEFLIPAYRLLDGGVFAVTKKTFGSLDLSGGLRYDLRRITADALYLDPETEQPTTGGEGEEKFGGFTSTFRNVSGSLGGAFNVTEKLLLKANVSRGFRAPNIAELGSNGIHEGTIRYELGDAGLKAETSLQLDGGVSYTTDHISLSLDAFRNQIQNYIFPERVADAVSEDGDPIFRYSQGDARLTGGEATLDIHPHPLDWLHFENSFSMVRALQFNQPEGQQYLPFIPADRLQSTVRVNFRKVGNSRLSNLYARAGVEHTFEQDRFFSAFDTETGTPGYTLVNLGVGTDVVNTQAKPLFSLYLTANNLFDVGYQSHLSRLKYAAYNVSNGRTGVYNMGRNVSVKLVVPLSF, from the coding sequence ATGTCTCGTTTTTCCTGGGCCCCCGGCCTGTTGTTTTTCGCCTTTTCCGGCCAACTGCTGGCCCAAACGCCAGGCGCGGCTCCTATTGCGCCCGCCCCGCGCCCAACCCGCGTAGCGCCGGCCACGGCCTCGTTCACTGGCCGCGTCCTCGACGGCACCACGCGCGAGCCGCTGCCGGGAGCCACGGTCGTATTCCCGGATCTGCGCCTGGCGACCAGCACCGCGCCCGACGGGTCCTTTCGCCTGAGCAACCTGCCCCGGGGCCGGTTTCTGATGCAGGTGCGGTTTGTGGGCTACAATACGTTTGTCAAAACGGTAGATACCGGTGCTGAGCAGCCCGTCGACGTAGCGCTGCTGGCGGCGGCTACCGAAATCGGGCAGGTAGTCGTGACGGGCGTATCGGCCTCCACGGAGATGCGCCGCTCGCCGGTGCCCACCACGGTGGTGGACCGCACCCAGCTCAACCAGGCGGCTTCGACCAACGCCATTGACGCCATTGCCCACACGCCGGGCCTTTCGCAGATTACCACCGGCGCGGCCATCAGCAAGCCCGTGATTCGGGGGCTGGGCTCGAACCGGGTAATTACCCTGAACAACGGGGCCAAGCAGGAAGGTCAGCAGTGGGGCGACGAGCACGGCATCGAAATCGACGAGTACGCCATCGACCGGGCCGAGATTATCAAGGGACCGGGCAGCCTGCTCTACGGCTCCGACGGCATGGCCGGGGTCGTCAACTTTCTGGCGCCCGACCCGGTGGAGGAAGGCAAAGTGCTGGGCTCGGTGGCCGCCAACTACCAAACCAACAACCGCCTGCAAGGCTACTCCCTGATGAACGCCGGCAACAAAAACGGCTTCAACTGGCTGGTGCGGGGCAGCGGCAAAGTAGCCGGCCCCTACCGCAACCGCTACGACGGCCCGGTCTACAACTCCGGCTTCCGGGAGCTGGATGGCAACGGCTACGTGGGCCTGAACAAAAGCTGGGGCTATACCCACCTGACCTTCAACTCCTTCAACCAGCAAGTGGGCCTGGTGGAAGGAGAGCGGGACGAGGAAACCGGCCGCTTTCTGCGCCCCCTGAACGCGGGCGGCGAGGCCGTGGAGCTGCCCGTACGTGACCAGGACCTGCGCGGCTACGACCTGGACGTGCCCCAGCAGCAGATCAACCACCTGCGTATCGGCTCCGACAACAACTTTATTCTGGGCGCGGGCCGCCTGACGCTGAACGTGGGCTGGCAGCAGAACCTGCGCCGCGAGTTTGGCGACGTGCTGGCCCCCACCGACCCGTCGCTGTACTTCCAGCTGCGCACCTTCGACTACGCGGCCCGCTACTTTCTGCCCGAGGCCAGCGGCTGGAACACCACGATTGGCCTGAGCGGCATGCGCCAGGAAAACGTGAACAAAGGCGTGGAATTCCTGATTCCGGCTTACCGCCTGCTCGACGGCGGCGTGTTTGCCGTGACCAAGAAAACCTTCGGCAGCCTGGACCTCAGCGGCGGCCTGCGCTACGACCTGCGCCGCATTACGGCCGACGCCCTGTACCTGGACCCCGAAACCGAACAGCCGACTACCGGCGGGGAGGGCGAGGAGAAGTTCGGCGGCTTTACCAGCACCTTCCGCAACGTGTCGGGTAGCCTGGGCGGTGCGTTCAACGTGACGGAAAAGCTGCTGCTGAAGGCCAACGTGTCGCGCGGGTTCCGGGCGCCCAACATTGCCGAGCTGGGCTCCAACGGCATTCACGAGGGCACCATTCGCTACGAACTTGGGGACGCCGGCCTCAAAGCCGAAACCAGTTTGCAGCTCGATGGCGGGGTGAGCTACACCACCGACCACATCAGCCTCAGCCTCGACGCCTTCCGCAACCAGATTCAGAACTACATCTTCCCCGAGCGGGTAGCCGATGCCGTGAGTGAGGACGGCGACCCGATCTTCCGCTACAGCCAGGGCGACGCCCGCCTGACCGGCGGCGAGGCCACGCTCGACATTCACCCCCACCCGCTCGACTGGCTGCACTTCGAAAACTCGTTTTCGATGGTGCGCGCCCTCCAGTTCAACCAGCCCGAGGGCCAGCAGTACCTGCCCTTCATTCCCGCCGACCGGCTGCAGTCGACGGTGCGGGTGAACTTTCGTAAGGTCGGCAACTCGCGCCTGAGCAACCTCTACGCCCGGGCCGGGGTGGAGCACACCTTCGAGCAGGACCGCTTTTTCTCAGCTTTCGACACCGAAACCGGCACGCCCGGCTACACCCTCGTGAACCTGGGCGTGGGCACCGACGTGGTGAATACCCAGGCCAAGCCGCTGTTTTCGCTCTACCTGACGGCCAACAACCTCTTCGACGTGGGCTACCAGAGCCACCTGAGCCGCCTGAAGTACGCGGCCTACAACGTGAGCAACGGCCGCACCGGCGTGTATAACATGGGCCGCAACGTGAGCGTGAAGCTGGTGGTACCGCTGAGCTTTTGA
- a CDS encoding cation diffusion facilitator family transporter: MAHSHDHSGHDHAGHHHGPPADGNFSRAFGWGIVLNLLFVAAEAAGGLWANSSALLSDAGHNLSDVLSLALAWGATLVAKRRSSARYTYGYKGITIQAALLNAALLYAALGAILWETIDHLRHPEPVNGQMVMLLAGLGIVVNGFTAWLFSSGQKGDVNVRGAYLHMLTDALVSVGVVVGGGLVYYTGWLWLDPTISFAILALVAYGSWGLLRETVQLSLQAVPASIDLEAVRRFLLARPGVVEVHDLHVWPLSTRDTALTAHVVRPGSSPDANQFLQSLQHDLVHEFNIGHCTIQIEQDTAVAGHHGCCDAENVEDSLVATSGKS, encoded by the coding sequence ATGGCTCACTCCCACGACCATTCCGGCCACGACCACGCCGGTCATCACCACGGCCCACCCGCCGATGGCAACTTCAGCCGCGCCTTCGGCTGGGGCATCGTTTTGAACCTGCTGTTTGTGGCCGCCGAAGCCGCCGGCGGGTTGTGGGCCAACTCCTCGGCCCTGCTCTCCGACGCGGGCCACAACCTGAGCGACGTGCTGAGCCTGGCCCTGGCCTGGGGCGCGACGCTGGTAGCCAAGCGCCGCTCCTCGGCCCGCTACACTTACGGCTACAAGGGCATCACCATTCAGGCGGCTTTGCTTAATGCGGCCCTGCTGTATGCGGCGCTGGGCGCTATTCTGTGGGAAACCATCGACCACCTGCGCCACCCCGAGCCGGTAAACGGCCAGATGGTGATGCTGCTGGCCGGCCTGGGCATCGTAGTAAACGGCTTCACGGCCTGGCTGTTCAGCAGCGGGCAGAAAGGCGACGTGAACGTGCGCGGGGCTTACCTGCACATGCTCACCGACGCCCTGGTATCGGTGGGCGTGGTCGTCGGGGGTGGCCTAGTGTATTACACGGGCTGGCTCTGGCTCGACCCGACTATCAGCTTTGCCATTCTGGCCCTGGTGGCCTATGGCTCCTGGGGCTTGCTGCGCGAAACCGTGCAGCTTAGCCTGCAAGCCGTGCCCGCCAGCATCGACCTGGAGGCCGTGCGCCGCTTTCTGCTGGCCCGGCCCGGCGTGGTGGAAGTTCACGATTTGCACGTGTGGCCGCTGAGCACCAGGGACACCGCCCTGACGGCTCACGTGGTGCGCCCCGGCAGTTCCCCCGACGCCAACCAGTTTCTGCAAAGCCTGCAGCACGACTTAGTGCACGAGTTCAACATCGGCCACTGCACCATCCAGATTGAGCAGGATACCGCCGTGGCGGGCCACCACGGCTGCTGCGACGCGGAAAACGTGGAAGACTCGTTGGTGGCCACATCAGGGAAATCTTAA
- a CDS encoding MFS transporter encodes MALTSRPDSPPKTASLFSAIVIVASLGYFVDIYDLILFSIVRVKSLNELGITDAAAVTDQGLFLINMQMGGMLLGGILWGILGDKRGRLSVLFGSILLYSLANLANGFVQTIDQYAWLRLIAGVGLAGELGAGITLVSETLPKEKRGYGTMIVATVGVSGAMLAYWVGEALGWRNAYFVGGGLGLALLALRVGVYESGMFEQAKQAETERGNFLSLFTNAPRLARYLKCLLIGVPLWFVVGILITLAPEFGRELGITGEVTAGLGVFWCYFGLVFGDFASGTLSQVLRSRNRALQLFLVLCGLLCAVYLFVLRGASPTAFYTVCFVLGFTVGFWALFVTVAAEQFGTNLRATVATTAPNFARGSVVLLVPLFKGLAGLQVGGQPLGIIGSAAIIGLVSLLVAFWAVSTLPESYGKDLDYLEE; translated from the coding sequence ATGGCCCTCACGTCCCGTCCTGATTCCCCGCCCAAAACCGCTTCTCTGTTCAGCGCCATCGTCATCGTGGCCTCGCTGGGCTACTTCGTCGACATCTACGACCTGATTCTGTTTAGCATCGTGCGGGTCAAGAGCCTCAACGAGCTGGGCATCACCGACGCGGCGGCCGTCACCGACCAGGGCTTGTTCCTGATCAACATGCAGATGGGCGGCATGCTGCTGGGCGGCATCCTGTGGGGCATTCTGGGGGATAAGCGGGGCCGGCTCTCGGTGCTCTTCGGCTCGATTCTGCTCTACTCCCTGGCCAACCTGGCTAACGGCTTCGTGCAAACCATCGACCAATACGCCTGGCTGCGGCTGATTGCCGGCGTGGGCCTAGCCGGCGAGCTGGGCGCGGGCATCACCCTGGTTTCCGAAACCCTGCCCAAGGAGAAGCGCGGCTACGGCACCATGATTGTGGCCACCGTGGGCGTGTCGGGGGCGATGCTGGCCTACTGGGTGGGCGAGGCGCTGGGCTGGCGCAACGCCTATTTCGTGGGCGGCGGCCTCGGGCTGGCCCTGCTGGCCCTGCGCGTGGGCGTGTACGAGTCGGGCATGTTTGAGCAGGCCAAGCAGGCCGAAACCGAGCGGGGCAACTTCCTGAGCCTTTTTACCAACGCCCCCCGCCTGGCCCGCTACCTCAAGTGCCTGCTCATCGGGGTACCGCTGTGGTTCGTGGTCGGCATCCTGATTACGCTGGCCCCCGAGTTTGGCCGGGAGCTGGGCATTACCGGCGAGGTAACGGCCGGTCTGGGCGTGTTCTGGTGCTACTTCGGCCTCGTGTTCGGCGACTTTGCCAGCGGCACGCTCAGCCAGGTGTTGCGCAGCCGCAACCGGGCGTTGCAGCTGTTTCTGGTGCTGTGCGGGCTGCTCTGCGCGGTGTATCTGTTCGTCCTCCGGGGTGCTTCGCCCACGGCTTTCTACACCGTGTGCTTCGTGCTGGGCTTCACCGTGGGCTTCTGGGCCTTGTTTGTGACGGTAGCCGCTGAGCAGTTTGGCACCAACCTGCGGGCCACGGTGGCTACCACGGCGCCCAACTTCGCCCGCGGCTCGGTGGTGCTGCTGGTGCCGTTGTTCAAGGGGCTGGCCGGGCTGCAGGTGGGCGGGCAGCCGCTGGGCATCATCGGCAGCGCGGCCATTATCGGGTTGGTGTCGTTGCTGGTGGCCTTCTGGGCCGTGAGCACCCTGCCCGAAAGCTACGGCAAAGACCTGGACTACCTGGAGGAATAA
- a CDS encoding DUF6526 family protein: protein MADQPTKNKPMYYPWHHFVLLPAALVLAGYGIRRYLNVAGNDDEISRLWFTVMLLAVVGLGVLVMLRQHYALALQDRLIRLEVRQRYFELTGKSLRAWEPQLQMSQILALRFAGDAELPALVETAAKEKLSSKDIQARIQDFQFDYLRV, encoded by the coding sequence ATGGCCGACCAACCGACGAAAAACAAGCCCATGTATTACCCCTGGCACCACTTTGTGCTGCTGCCCGCGGCCCTGGTGCTGGCCGGCTACGGCATCCGGCGCTACCTGAACGTGGCCGGCAACGACGACGAGATTTCGCGCCTGTGGTTTACCGTGATGCTGCTGGCCGTGGTGGGCCTGGGCGTGCTCGTGATGCTGCGCCAGCACTACGCCCTGGCCCTGCAGGACCGCCTCATCCGGCTGGAAGTGCGGCAGCGCTACTTCGAGCTGACCGGCAAAAGCCTGCGCGCCTGGGAGCCCCAGCTGCAAATGAGCCAGATTCTGGCCCTGCGCTTTGCCGGCGACGCCGAGCTGCCGGCCCTGGTCGAAACGGCGGCGAAGGAAAAGCTCAGCTCCAAGGATATTCAGGCCCGGATTCAGGACTTCCAGTTCGACTATCTGCGGGTCTGA
- a CDS encoding DUF4286 family protein, whose product MILYNVTTSLDPEIAEQWVAYMRDTHMPDVMATGFFLKSQLCRMLNEEDNGITYASQYYCVSLEQLEEYQQVAAPALIREMEKHFGGRYASFRTMLEVVD is encoded by the coding sequence ATGATTCTCTACAACGTTACCACCAGCCTCGACCCGGAAATTGCCGAGCAGTGGGTTGCCTACATGCGCGACACGCACATGCCCGACGTCATGGCCACCGGCTTTTTCCTGAAAAGCCAGCTCTGCCGCATGCTCAACGAGGAAGACAATGGCATTACCTACGCCTCGCAGTACTACTGCGTGAGCCTCGAGCAGCTGGAAGAATACCAGCAGGTAGCCGCCCCGGCCCTGATTCGGGAAATGGAAAAGCACTTCGGAGGCCGCTACGCCTCCTTCCGCACCATGCTGGAAGTCGTTGATTAA
- a CDS encoding sterol desaturase family protein, with the protein MSLNPIVLSIPIYFTLIGVELLVERLQHTERYRFHDAITNISCGMTSQITGVLLKVGVIGVYELLYTHFALFHIPQTWAWGVVLFILADLCYYFAHRYSHEINFFWGGHVVHHQSEDYNLSVALRQSSLQGFFTFLFYLPLAVLGFETEFFVYVSALVTLYQFWIHTEFIGKLGPLEWVLNTPSHHRVHHGRNPKYIDKNYAGTFIIWDRLFGTFQVEEETPVYGITTPARSWNPLWVNVNHYFQMREQLRETPGLWNKLRVMFGRPGWRPAALGGPHPIPDVSAETVQKYTTSAPRTVNFYVLLQYVVLLGVAAVFMFTQKDMAPAVRYAVAAWCMWTAVACGALFEAKRPGYLLEPLRLVASVALLLFALRGSTLFGPAAAGGTAWLAVSLLWAYSFRKVFASTAATTAASHAYA; encoded by the coding sequence ATGAGTCTGAACCCGATTGTCTTGTCCATTCCCATCTACTTCACCCTGATTGGGGTGGAGCTGCTGGTCGAGCGGCTGCAGCACACCGAGCGGTACCGGTTTCACGACGCCATTACCAACATCAGCTGCGGCATGACGTCCCAGATTACGGGCGTGCTGCTCAAGGTCGGCGTCATTGGCGTGTACGAGCTGCTCTACACCCACTTTGCTCTGTTTCACATTCCCCAAACCTGGGCCTGGGGCGTTGTGCTGTTCATCCTGGCCGACCTTTGCTACTACTTCGCCCACCGCTACTCCCACGAAATCAACTTTTTCTGGGGCGGCCACGTGGTGCACCACCAGAGCGAAGACTACAACCTGTCGGTGGCCCTGCGCCAAAGTTCGTTGCAGGGCTTTTTCACCTTCCTGTTTTACCTGCCCCTGGCCGTGCTGGGCTTCGAAACCGAGTTTTTCGTCTACGTTTCGGCCCTGGTCACGCTCTACCAGTTCTGGATTCACACCGAGTTTATCGGCAAGCTGGGCCCGCTGGAATGGGTGCTGAACACCCCGTCTCACCACCGCGTACACCACGGCCGCAACCCCAAGTACATCGACAAAAACTACGCGGGCACCTTCATCATCTGGGACCGGCTGTTCGGCACTTTCCAGGTGGAAGAGGAAACGCCGGTCTACGGCATCACCACCCCGGCCCGGTCCTGGAACCCGCTGTGGGTGAACGTCAACCACTACTTCCAGATGCGGGAGCAGCTGCGCGAAACGCCCGGCCTCTGGAACAAGCTGCGCGTTATGTTCGGCCGGCCCGGCTGGCGGCCCGCGGCCCTGGGCGGCCCCCACCCGATTCCCGACGTCAGTGCCGAAACCGTGCAGAAGTACACCACCAGCGCACCGCGCACCGTCAATTTCTACGTGCTGCTGCAGTACGTGGTGCTGCTGGGCGTGGCCGCCGTGTTTATGTTCACCCAGAAAGACATGGCGCCCGCCGTGCGCTACGCCGTAGCCGCCTGGTGCATGTGGACGGCCGTAGCCTGCGGGGCTTTGTTCGAAGCCAAGCGCCCCGGCTACCTGCTGGAGCCGTTGCGCCTGGTGGCTTCGGTGGCTTTGCTGCTGTTTGCCCTGCGCGGCTCTACCCTGTTTGGGCCCGCCGCGGCCGGCGGCACCGCGTGGCTGGCCGTTTCGCTGCTGTGGGCTTACTCGTTCCGGAAAGTATTTGCCTCCACGGCGGCCACCACGGCCGCGTCGCACGCATACGCCTGA
- a CDS encoding GNAT family N-acetyltransferase: MANITIRRGRPDDLARVHELIVELAIYERAPEEVTNTLADMHRDGFGSEPIFGFFVAETPEQGILGIALFYTAYSTWKGRMLYLEDLVVTEAARGTGIGKKLFDAVVAEARRTGAYRLKWQVLEWNEPAIGFYKRIGANLDPEWFNGNMTADQLQAYACDAAVVAAVEANTFRNE, encoded by the coding sequence ATGGCAAACATTACCATCCGGCGCGGCCGGCCCGACGACCTGGCCCGCGTGCACGAGCTGATTGTGGAGCTGGCTATTTATGAGCGGGCCCCCGAGGAAGTGACTAATACGCTGGCCGACATGCACCGCGACGGGTTTGGGTCCGAGCCTATCTTCGGCTTTTTCGTGGCCGAAACGCCCGAGCAGGGCATTCTGGGCATTGCGCTGTTTTATACCGCCTACTCCACCTGGAAGGGCCGGATGCTGTACCTGGAAGACCTGGTGGTGACCGAGGCGGCCCGGGGCACAGGCATCGGCAAGAAGCTGTTCGACGCCGTGGTGGCCGAGGCCCGCCGCACGGGCGCCTACCGCCTGAAGTGGCAGGTGCTGGAGTGGAATGAGCCCGCCATCGGCTTCTACAAGCGCATCGGGGCCAACCTCGACCCGGAGTGGTTCAACGGCAACATGACCGCCGACCAGCTTCAGGCGTATGCGTGCGACGCGGCCGTGGTGGCCGCCGTGGAGGCAAATACTTTCCGGAACGAGTAA